The Geotoga petraea region ACCAAATTTTTCACAGTTAACTTCAGCTACAACATGGGTTGAAGCTGTTGGCCAAATTTTCTTTTCTCTCAGTTTAGGATTTGGAATCATGATAGCATATGGAAGTTATAATACAAAAAAATCTGATATAAACAACAACTCTATGATAGTGGCTTTTGGTAACTCAGCAACATCTTTTTTAGCTGCCATAGCTGTATTTTCAATTCTTGGTTATATGGCGAATATACAGGGGGTTCAAGTACCGGATGTTGTTAACGGAGGGATAGGACTTGCTTTTATCACATATCCTCAAGCTATTTCTTTGTTACCAGGAGGAGTTATAGTTCAGACAATATTTGGATTATTATTTTTTGTAATGCTTTTAACTTTGGGGATTGATTCAGTTTTTTCCCTTGTGGAAGCAGTAGAATCGGCCTTTTCAGATAAATTTTTAATTACAAAAAAGAAATTTTTAATTACTTTTATCACTATTGGATTTTTGTTGGGATTATTCTTTTCAACTCAGGGAGGAATTTTCTGGTTAGATATTTTTGATCATTTTGTTGGTACATATTCTTTGCTGGTAGTGGGTATATTAGAAACCATAATATTTGGTTGGTATGTTGGTGCTGATAACATTAGGGAATATGTAAATAGTGTTTCAGAAATAAAAATTGGTAAATGGTTTGAGTACGCTTTAAAATATGTTATACCTATTTTATTGATTTTTGTTTTTGTTAGAGGAGCTATAGAAGAATTTAAAACACCTTACGAAGGATATGAGCCATGGGCTCTTATTACTGGAGTATCAATAGTATTGCTCAGTTTTGTTGTTGGAATAGTATTTACTATACTAAAACCAAAAGATAAAAAAGATTATACTAAAAAAGAATTTTTAACTAACTTGGAATCAGAGGAATAAATAAGGAGGGGGTTATCATGTCTTTAGGAGCTTGGATAGTTATGATTGGTTCTGGATTAATATTATTTGGAGGATTATTTTACTTTTTAGGTATAGCCTTTAAAAAATCAAATAAAAAATAAAATACAGGTGGATTTTTTTCCACCTGTAACTATTTATTTTACTATTTTAGTTCCTGTTTTTCCTTCTAAAGCTTCAGTTAATTTTTGCATATCAGTTATCAAAGCGGGTTTTCCACTTTCTTTAACAAAAGAAAGACAAGCTTCAATCTTTGGAAGCATACTCCCTTTTGCAAAATGGCCTTCAGACATATATTTTTCAGCTTCTTCAACTGTTAATTCATCCAAGTCTTTTTGGTTTTCTTTTCCAAAGTTAAGAGCCACTTTTTCAACAGCAGTCAAAATAATGAATTCATCTGCATTTAAATCTTTGGCTATCAATGCAGAAGCTCTGTCTTTGTCTATGACTGCTTCAACACCAATTATTTTTCCATCTTTTTTAATGACAGGTATTCCGCCACCGCCACCAGCAACTACTAAGAAATCTTCATCAACCAATTTTTGGATTATTTTTTTCTCAATTACTTCTAACGGTATAGGAGATGGTACTACTCTTCTCCAACCTCTTCCTGAATCTTCTTTGAAATCCCAGCTTTTTTCTTCTTGCAACTGCTTTCCTTCTTTTTCTGTATAAAAAGGCCCAACTGGTTTAGAAGGGTTTTTAAATCCTTCGTCTTTTTCGTCTACCACAATTTGAGTTACAACTGAAGCAATTTCTTTTTCTATGCCTCTTTCAACTAAAATATTTTTCAAAGATTTTATTATCATATATCCAAGATATCCTTGTGTCATAGCCCCGTTCACATCCATTGGGAAAGGAGGAACTTTATCTTTTGCTATATCTTGTTGAATCAATATATTTCCCACTTGTGGCCCATTGCCGTGTGTTATAACTATGTCATAATCTTTTTCTATCATGTCAGCTAAATAACTTGCAGTTTCAGATATATTTTTTAACATATTTTCTGCATTAGGAACTTCACCAGGTCTGTTAACTGCGTTACCACCAATTGCAATAACTGCTAATTTTTTTGCCATTATATCAACTCCTTTTTTCATTATTAGAAATGAAAGACGGGATTTCTCCCGTCTATATATATTAAAAACAAAAAATTAACCGTGAATAGTTGCAACCATAACAGCTTTAATAGTATGCATTCTATTTTCAGCTTCATCAAAAACTTTAGAATATTTACTTTCGAACACTTCATCGGTAACTTCCATTTCTGATATACCAAATTTTTCGTAAATTTCAGCACTTACAATAGTATCTGTGTTATGGAAAGAAGGCAAACAATGTAAGAAAATAACATCTGGATTGTTAGTTTTTTTGATCATATCCATATTAACTTGATATGGTTTTAACAATTTGATTCTTTCTTCAAATTGGTCTTCTTCTCCCATGGATACCCAAACATCAGTGTAGATAACGTCAGCATTCTCAACAGCGTTTACATCGTCTGTAATTGTGATTGAACCTCCTGATTCTTTAGCTACTTCTCTCATTTCTTTCACCAAATCTTCTTTTGGGAACAGTTCTTTTGGAGAAATGGTAACAAAATCCATTCCCATTTTTGCAGCACCTATCATTAATGCGTTACCCATGTTGTTTCTTCCATCTCCCACATAAACAAATTTAACTTTGTTTAATGGTTTATTTACGTTTTCCATAACTGTTAAGAAATCAGCCAATATTTGTGTTGGGTGGTCTAAATCTGTTAAACCATTCCAAACTGGAACTCCAGCGTTTTCTGCCAATTCTTCAACTGTTTCTTGTTTGAACCCTCTAAATTCTATTCCATCGTAATATCTACCAAGTACTCTTGCTGTATCTTTTATGCTTTCCTTTTTACCCATTTGTGAGTTAGATAAGAAAGTAACGTGTGCTCCTTCGTCTAATGCAGCAACTTCAAAAGCAGCTCTAGTCCTTGTTGAAGTTTTTTCAAATAATAAAACTATGTTTTTACCTTCAAGCATATTTCCTTTAATACCCATTCTTTTCTTTTGTTTCAAGTCTTTAGAAAGATCCAGCATATATTGGATTTCTTCTTTTGTGAAGTCTTTCAAAGTTAAAAAGTTTCTTCCTCTTAAATTTACAGGCATAAAATCCCTCCTATGTTATTTGATGTTGTATTATTCTCTGTATAATGGCATACTCATGCATCTTGGCCCGCCTCGGCCTCTTGAAAGTTCACTGGATTCTATTTCTAAAACTTCTACTCCATGATCTTTTAACAATTTATTTGTGATAATATTACGGTCATAAGCAATTATTTTCCCTGGTTCT contains the following coding sequences:
- the argF gene encoding ornithine carbamoyltransferase, giving the protein MPVNLRGRNFLTLKDFTKEEIQYMLDLSKDLKQKKRMGIKGNMLEGKNIVLLFEKTSTRTRAAFEVAALDEGAHVTFLSNSQMGKKESIKDTARVLGRYYDGIEFRGFKQETVEELAENAGVPVWNGLTDLDHPTQILADFLTVMENVNKPLNKVKFVYVGDGRNNMGNALMIGAAKMGMDFVTISPKELFPKEDLVKEMREVAKESGGSITITDDVNAVENADVIYTDVWVSMGEEDQFEERIKLLKPYQVNMDMIKKTNNPDVIFLHCLPSFHNTDTIVSAEIYEKFGISEMEVTDEVFESKYSKVFDEAENRMHTIKAVMVATIHG
- a CDS encoding sodium-dependent transporter: MKRQRWGTRFAFVLAAIGSAAGLGNAWRFPYKAYENGGGAFFIPYFIALFIVGIPLLIAEFAIGQGFQSSAPKSMAKISKKFEFAGWWAVLSAAIITFYYSVIMGWIFNYLLFSLNVSWGNNTGDFFVSFLNRSSGPENVGGIVLPIAIGLALSWLWVYFILRKGTSSVGKTVAWTVPLPTILLVILGIRGMTLEGSASGLEYLFSPNFSQLTSATTWVEAVGQIFFSLSLGFGIMIAYGSYNTKKSDINNNSMIVAFGNSATSFLAAIAVFSILGYMANIQGVQVPDVVNGGIGLAFITYPQAISLLPGGVIVQTIFGLLFFVMLLTLGIDSVFSLVEAVESAFSDKFLITKKKFLITFITIGFLLGLFFSTQGGIFWLDIFDHFVGTYSLLVVGILETIIFGWYVGADNIREYVNSVSEIKIGKWFEYALKYVIPILLIFVFVRGAIEEFKTPYEGYEPWALITGVSIVLLSFVVGIVFTILKPKDKKDYTKKEFLTNLESEE
- a CDS encoding MetS family NSS transporter small subunit: MSLGAWIVMIGSGLILFGGLFYFLGIAFKKSNKK
- the arcC gene encoding carbamate kinase, whose translation is MKKGVDIMAKKLAVIAIGGNAVNRPGEVPNAENMLKNISETASYLADMIEKDYDIVITHGNGPQVGNILIQQDIAKDKVPPFPMDVNGAMTQGYLGYMIIKSLKNILVERGIEKEIASVVTQIVVDEKDEGFKNPSKPVGPFYTEKEGKQLQEEKSWDFKEDSGRGWRRVVPSPIPLEVIEKKIIQKLVDEDFLVVAGGGGGIPVIKKDGKIIGVEAVIDKDRASALIAKDLNADEFIILTAVEKVALNFGKENQKDLDELTVEEAEKYMSEGHFAKGSMLPKIEACLSFVKESGKPALITDMQKLTEALEGKTGTKIVK